The following is a genomic window from bacterium.
GCGCGGAGCGCCGCGGCCATCTTGCCCGTGACGCACGTGCCCGGCGGGAAGCCGAACTCCTCGCCGAGCGCGGCGCGGATCGCCGGCGCGGTCTGCGCGACGACCCGCTTGCGCGGATCGGCGAGCGCGTCCCACACCGCCTCGAGCGCGTCCTTCTCGGCGAGCGCGCCGACCGGGCAGACCAAGGTGCACTGCCCGCAGGCGGCGCAGGCGACGTCGGCCAGCGGCAGCTCCCCCGCCGCGGCGACGATCGAGCGCGAGCCGCGGTTCTGCACGGCGATCGCCCCGACCTCCTGCACGTCGTCGCAGACGGCGACGCAGCGGCGGCAGAGGACGCACTTCGCCGCGTCGCGCACGAGCCACGCCGAGCTGTCGTCCACCGGACGCGCGGGCGGCGGCGCCTCGAAGCGGTCCTCGCCGGGCAGGATCGCCTCGGCGAGGCTCTGCAGCTCGCAGTGTTGGTTGCGGGCGCAGCGCAGGCAGTCGCGCGGATGGTCGGAGAGGAGCAGCTCGAGCAGCATCCGCCGGGCGCGCCGCACGCGCGGCGTGTCGGTCTTGACGACCATCCCCTCGCGGACCTCCGTCACGCACGAGGCCTGGAGCGTCTTCGCCCCCTCGACCTCGACGACGCAGAGGCGGCAGGCGCCCGCCGGCGTCAGCCCCTCCATGAAGCAGAGGCTCGGGATGTGGACGTCGTTGGCCCGCGCCGCCTCGAGGACCGAGGCGCCGGGAGCGGCCTCGACCGTCCGGCCGTTGATCGTCAGGCGCACCGTCGGCATCGTCCGCCCTCCCCTCTCACCGCAGGTCGCAGCGCAGGCAGCGCATCGCCTCGGCGATCGCGTTCAGCCGGTGGAAGCCGAGCGCGACCTCCTCGAAGTCCTTCGTCCGTTCCTCGCTCGGGCGGAAGCGCATGGCGAACCGCTCGTGCTCGACGACCTCGAGCTGGTCCGGCGACGGCTTGGGGATCTCGATCGGCTCGCCCTTGTTGAGCTTCCCCGTCCCGCCGAGGAAGGCGTCGATCCGCCGCGCCGCCTCCTTGCCGTCGGCGATCGCCTGGATCACGACGTCCGGCCCGCGCACGGCGTCGCCGCCGGCGAAGACCCCCTTGAGCGAGGTCATGCGGGTCCGCGGATCGACCTCGAGCGTGCCGAAGCGCGAGACCTTCACTTCGTCCTTCTCGACGAACGGCAGGTCGAAGTGCTGGCTCACCGCCGGGATGACCATGTCCGCCGGCACGAGGAACTCCTCGTCCGCCGCGACCGGCCGGCGGCGCCCGCGGTCGTCGAAGCCGCGCACCGCCATCCGCCGCGCCCGCACCGCGGTCACCCGCCCGTCCTCGCCGACGAACTCCAGCGGCGCGGCGAGCGGCGCGATCTCGATCCCCTCCTCGCGCGCCTCGGCGATCTCGCGCGGATCGGCCGGCATGTCCTCGACCTGCCGGCGGTAGAGGACCGTGACCTTCTCCGCGCCGAGCCGCAGGGCGGTGCGCGCGGCGTCGAACGCGGTGCTGCCGCCGCCGATCACCACCACCTCGCGGCCGACCCTCACGTCGCGGCGCAGCGCGACGTCGCGCAAAAAGTCGAGCCCGTGGTAGACGCCGCCGAGCGCCTCGCCCGGGATGTCCATCTTGTTCGGGTACTGCGTCCCGGCGCCGATGTAGATCGCGTCGTGGCGGCGGCGCAGGTCCTCGAACGAGAGCTGCCGGCCGACCTCGACGCCGAGTTCGATCTTCACGCCGACCGCCTCGATCGCGCGGATCTCGCGGTCGAGCACCTCGCGCGGCAGGCGGTACTGCGGGATCCCCACCGCGAGCATCCCGCCGGCGACGGAGTGCGCCTCGTAGACCGTCACGTCGTAGCCGAGACGGGCGAGGTAGTAGGCGCAGGTCAGCCCCGACGGCCCAGCGCCGACGACGCCGACCGACTTGTCCTTCTTCGGGAAGACGAGCTCCATCCGCGGGCGCTCCTCACGCTCCGCGACGTCGGCCGCGTACCGCTTGAGGTCGCAGATCGCGAGCGGCTCGTCGAGTTGCCCGCGCCGGCACTTGGCCTCGCAGGGATGCGTGCAGACCCGCCCGCAGATGCCGGGAAACGGGTTCTCCTGGCGCACGAGGTCGTAGGCGTCGCGCGGCCGGCCGGCGGCGATCAGCGCCACGTAGCCGGGAACGTTGACCCCGGCGGGGCAGGCGTTCTGGCAGGGGGAGAGGAACAGCTCGGCGCAGACGCCGGCGCGGCAGAAGCGGTCCTCGATGTGCTCGCGGTACTCGTCAGCGAAGTGGCGCACGGTGCTCAGCACCGGGTTCGGGGCGGTCTGGCCGAGGCCGCAGATCGCGGTGTCCTTGACGACCTCGCCGACCTCGCGCAGCAGCTCGAGGTCCGCGGGACGTCCCTCGCCGCGCGTGATCCGCTCGAGGATCTCCAGCATCCGCCGCGTGCCGATCCGGCAGGGGGTGCACTTGCCGCACGACTCGTCCTGCACGAAGTCGAGGAAGAAGCGGGCGACGTCCACCATGCAGGTGTCTTCGTCCATCGCGATCAGCCCGCCGGAACCCATGATCGTGCCGAGCGCGGCGAGCGAGTCGAACTCCAGCGGCGCGTCGAGGTGGGCGCGCGTCAGGCAGCCGCCGGAGGGGCCGCCGGTCTGCGCCGCCTTGAACGGCTTGCCGCTCTTCATCCCGCCGCCGATGTCGAAGAGCAGTTCGCCGAGCGTCGTCCCCATCGCGACCTCGACGAGGCCGGTGTGGCGGACGTCGCCGGCGAGCGCGAAGACCTTCGTCCCCTTGCTCTTCGGCGCGCCGATCGAGGCGAACCAGTCCCCGCCGCGGCGGATGATCGTCGGCACGGCGGCGAGCGTCTCGACGTTGTTGATGATCGTCGGCCGGCCGAAGACGCCGCGCTGGAACGGGAACGGCGGCCGCTGCCGCGGCTCGCCGCGCCGCCCCTCGATCGAGGCCATCAGCGCCGTCTCCTCGCCGCAGACGAAGGCGCCGGCGCCGATCCGGATCTCGACGTCGAAGGAGAAGCCGAGGCCGAGGATGTCCGCGCCGAGGAGGGCGGCCTCGCGGGCGACGGCGATCGCGGCCGAGAGACGCTCGACGGCGAGCGGGTACTCGGCGCGCACGTAGACGTAGCCGCGCGCGGCGCCGATCGCCCGCCCCGCGATCATCATCCCCTCGAGCACGGCGTGCGGATCCCCCTCGAGCACCGAGCGGTCCATGAACGCGCCGGGATCCCCTTCGTCCGCGTTGCAGACGACGACCTTCTCGTCGCCCGGCTGCGTCCGACCCGCCTCCCACTTCAGGCCGGTGGGGAAGCCCGCGCCGCCGCGGCCGCGCAGGCCGGAGCGCTTGATCTCGGCGACGACGCCCTCCGGCGTCATCGCGGAGAGCGCCTTGTGCAGCGCGAAGTAGCCGTCCTCGCCGATGTAGGCGTCGAGCGAGGAGTGCGGGATCGAGCCGCAGCGCGCGGTGACGACGCGCGTCTGGCGGTTGAAGAACGGGATGTCCTTGAGCAGCGGGACCGGCTCGCCGGTGCGGTCGTCCTTCCAGCAGAACGCGCGCTGGATCTCGCCGCCGATGAGGTGGCCGCGGACGATCTTCGCCGCGTCCTCCGGCTTGAGCGCGACGTAGAGAACGCCGTCCGGCTCGACGACCAGCGTCGGCCCCTTGGCGCAGGCGCCGAGGCAGCCGGTCTCGTCGAGCGGGATCGTCCCCGCCAGCCCCGCCGCGCGCAGCGCCGCGGCGACGGCGTCCCGCACCGCGAAGCACTTCGCCGACACGCACCCGGCGCCGGCGCAGAGCAGGAGACGCCGCGGCGCGGCGGCGACCGCGTCCAGGCGGGCGCGCTTTCTCCGTTCGAGGTCCTCGACCGTCGCGATCCGGCCATCGGCCATGGCGACCTCCCTTGGCGTCAGTGCAGCAGTTCGAGCACGCGCTGCAGCCGGTCCGGGTTGACCTGCCGCACGACCGACTGGTCGACCATCACGGCGGGCGCCAAGCCGC
Proteins encoded in this region:
- a CDS encoding 2Fe-2S iron-sulfur cluster-binding protein, which translates into the protein MPTVRLTINGRTVEAAPGASVLEAARANDVHIPSLCFMEGLTPAGACRLCVVEVEGAKTLQASCVTEVREGMVVKTDTPRVRRARRMLLELLLSDHPRDCLRCARNQHCELQSLAEAILPGEDRFEAPPPARPVDDSSAWLVRDAAKCVLCRRCVAVCDDVQEVGAIAVQNRGSRSIVAAAGELPLADVACAACGQCTLVCPVGALAEKDALEAVWDALADPRKRVVAQTAPAIRAALGEEFGFPPGTCVTGKMAAALRA
- a CDS encoding FAD-dependent oxidoreductase, encoding MADGRIATVEDLERRKRARLDAVAAAPRRLLLCAGAGCVSAKCFAVRDAVAAALRAAGLAGTIPLDETGCLGACAKGPTLVVEPDGVLYVALKPEDAAKIVRGHLIGGEIQRAFCWKDDRTGEPVPLLKDIPFFNRQTRVVTARCGSIPHSSLDAYIGEDGYFALHKALSAMTPEGVVAEIKRSGLRGRGGAGFPTGLKWEAGRTQPGDEKVVVCNADEGDPGAFMDRSVLEGDPHAVLEGMMIAGRAIGAARGYVYVRAEYPLAVERLSAAIAVAREAALLGADILGLGFSFDVEIRIGAGAFVCGEETALMASIEGRRGEPRQRPPFPFQRGVFGRPTIINNVETLAAVPTIIRRGGDWFASIGAPKSKGTKVFALAGDVRHTGLVEVAMGTTLGELLFDIGGGMKSGKPFKAAQTGGPSGGCLTRAHLDAPLEFDSLAALGTIMGSGGLIAMDEDTCMVDVARFFLDFVQDESCGKCTPCRIGTRRMLEILERITRGEGRPADLELLREVGEVVKDTAICGLGQTAPNPVLSTVRHFADEYREHIEDRFCRAGVCAELFLSPCQNACPAGVNVPGYVALIAAGRPRDAYDLVRQENPFPGICGRVCTHPCEAKCRRGQLDEPLAICDLKRYAADVAEREERPRMELVFPKKDKSVGVVGAGPSGLTCAYYLARLGYDVTVYEAHSVAGGMLAVGIPQYRLPREVLDREIRAIEAVGVKIELGVEVGRQLSFEDLRRRHDAIYIGAGTQYPNKMDIPGEALGGVYHGLDFLRDVALRRDVRVGREVVVIGGGSTAFDAARTALRLGAEKVTVLYRRQVEDMPADPREIAEAREEGIEIAPLAAPLEFVGEDGRVTAVRARRMAVRGFDDRGRRRPVAADEEFLVPADMVIPAVSQHFDLPFVEKDEVKVSRFGTLEVDPRTRMTSLKGVFAGGDAVRGPDVVIQAIADGKEAARRIDAFLGGTGKLNKGEPIEIPKPSPDQLEVVEHERFAMRFRPSEERTKDFEEVALGFHRLNAIAEAMRCLRCDLR